In Ferrimicrobium acidiphilum DSM 19497, the DNA window CAAGCTTCGCAAGGTAGCGGTATAAGCCGATTACCGAAGGTTGAATCGAGTCGATCAACTCCTCGGCGAAACCGTCCTGGTTCTCCTCGAGAGCATCGAGCCCCTCCTCGGTGCCAAAGACGACGAACGGTAACATGAGATTGACGGCCTCATCGTCATCGGCTAGCGTCGAGAACGCCTCAGGGAACAGATCAGTGGCTAGCAAAAACCCGGCACACCACTCAACAGGCGATATCTCTTCGAGTTCCTCGTCGCCATCCATCTCAACGATAGAGTCAAAGATCGGTAAAAACTCCTCTGGGCGTGTGCGAATCACCTCTCGCGCAACCTGAGCATGGCGCGCCATGAAGTCAACTATGACTGGGTCTATGATCTCGTCTTCGCGTATCACTCCAAGTGCGAGTTCAAGCCACTCATCCTGCTCTACTCCAATAGGAGCCACAGCGAGGCCTGCGACAAAGCCGTCGAAGGCGGTAAGCGTCAATCGCTCAGGAGGAGCCTCTGGATCATCAAGAAACTCAGCAAGAGCGTCGAGCTCCTCTTCGGTCAATTGGTCAGTCAAAGCTTGCTCCCGTCATCAGTTCTATCATGCAACCCGCAAACACGTCATTGGGATAACCGTAGCTGGCCACCAGCTCAGGCTAGCCGGTATCAGGTTTCGGATCGCCATGTGTCCCTATAGACTAACTGCCGACCAGTTCGAACGTTGGCTCTCTATTTTGGTGCGCCTTCGATTCGTCCCAGATTTATCCGC includes these proteins:
- a CDS encoding UPF0149 family protein; translated protein: MTDQLTEEELDALAEFLDDPEAPPERLTLTAFDGFVAGLAVAPIGVEQDEWLELALGVIREDEIIDPVIVDFMARHAQVAREVIRTRPEEFLPIFDSIVEMDGDEELEEISPVEWCAGFLLATDLFPEAFSTLADDDEAVNLMLPFVVFGTEEGLDALEENQDGFAEELIDSIQPSVIGLYRYLAKLETVGSDITDLSPEEQDD